The sequence below is a genomic window from Nostoc flagelliforme CCNUN1.
TTAAAACCACTGATGCACGGAGAAAGATGGAGCGGTTATACCCAACCATGTCACCCAGCAAAGTTGAGTTGACAGAGTACTAGTACTCTGTCAACTCAAAAATGCTAGGTGAGACAGGTTTTTGGTAAGCTAATTGAAGTATTGGCTACAGTTAGCATCATGGCAAAGAAGTATACAGTAAATTTGAGTAATGAAGAAGTAGAAAAACTGCGATCGCTAATCAAAACAGGTAAGAGTAAAGCAAGAACTATTACTCGTGCCCACATTCTTCTGATGGCTTCTGAGGGCGAAACTGATGCCACGATCGCAGATAGACTACGAGTCAGCGTCTCGACAGTTGAGCGCACCCGCGCCAAGTTGATCAAAAGTGGAATTGAGGGCACACTTAATGACCGTCCTCATCCACCCAAACCACGGAAGCTTGATGGTTTTAAAGAAGCATTTTTGATTGCTACAGCTTGTTCAAAACCCCCGAATGGACGCACACGATGGACACTGAAGCTTTTAGCAGACCGGATAGTGAGAATAGAAATTGTGGATTCTATTAGTTATGAAACTGTGCGTTCCTATTTAAAAAAAACGATGTCAAACCGTGGTTAAAAGAACAGTGGTGTATCCCCAAGGTGGATGCCGAGTATGTTTTACGGATGGAAGACTTGTTAGATTTATACGGCGAAGCTTACGATCCAAAACGTCCGGTAGTCTGTTTTGATGAATGTCCGTATCAATTGTTAGAAGACGTTAGAGAACCATTACCAGCCGAGCCAGAACAACCTCTTCGTTATGATTACGAGTATAAAAGAAAGGGTAGTGTCAATATATTTGCTTTTTTTCAACCCTTAGCGGGTTGGCGACATCTGGAAGTGACACAACAGAGGACAAAAGTGGATTTTGCTCTTCAAATGAAGAATTTGGTAGATATTTATCACCGCGATGCTGATGTTATTCGTCTAGTAGTCGATAACCTAAACACACATAATCCAGCATCTTTGTATGAAGTTTTTTCGCCTGAAGAAGCTCGTCGGATTGTTCAAAAATTAGAGTTTCACTACACACCAAAACATGCTTCTTGGTTAAATCAAGTTGAGATTGAATTCTTTGTTTTATCTCGACAGTGTTTAGAACGACGCATAAAAGACGTACAGACATTATCTTCTGAAATCGCCACTTGGGAACAACAACGGAATGATGCATCTGCCAGTGTAAATTGGCGCTTTAAAACCACTGATGCACGGAGAAAGATGGAGCGGTTATACCCAACCATGTCACCCAGCAAAGTTGAGTTGACAGAGTACTAGTTCAACTACGTGCGTCAACCCGCATTTCTCACAAAGGTTTAAACGAGTAGCCCAAAACGCTTATCCCATTTAGACTTGAGATAAAATACCCCGTTCACCTGAGTTCGACGTAAAAAAAAGACTGAAAATTAGACAGGATAAAGTTTGTAGCAATACAGGGCAATTCTTCCGTAATCTCAATAAGATTGCATAAATGAGAATAGACGTGAAGGGTACTCAAAGGGAGTATGATGAATTCGTGACGAATTCATGACGGGAATGAATACTAAAAAATTGTTGAAACGGGACACAAGAGGGGGAAGACGTGAAAATGCTGGCAGGAAGTCAAATTGGAAAAATAAAGACACAATTACCATCCGTGTGCCGAGGGCGATCGTCTCAAGAGTGATCGAAGTAGCTCATAGAATTGATTCTGGAGAGCAGATTGAATCTGATACAGAATCAAAAAATGCGGAATGTGATGTTGTGACTCAATCAAAGACCAGGGGAAATGAAATAATCACACAATCAAATCGAGAGAGTCAAGAATTAAAATCAGATTTTGTGACAAATTCTATAATTAGTTACGATCAAGCGATTGAAGTAGCAAAAGAAATTCTCAAATCTAAAAAATCAGCACGAATATCAGTCGCCAAAATAATTTCAGAAATTTACCAAGAAACTTTGCCTCCTGAGGATTTTAAATCGTAGTTTCTGTCTCCATTATTGATTTTGTGATTATTTTAATATGCGAAAGGAGAAATATGGAATTAGAAAAATTGTTTTGTGACGTGGATGATTTCTGTGCAGAATTTGAAAAATCTTGGCAAGAAGAACTACTCTCTTCAAGTGAGCGCAGAAGTACAAGAAAGTTTAATTTATGTTGAAGCGAAGTCATGACAATAATTATTTATTTTCATCAATCATCTTATCGAAATTTTAAGGATTATTATACTAAGCACGTATGTAATTTTTTCGCCAAATATTTTCCTCAGCTAGTAAGTTATAACCGATTTGTAGAATTGCAGAAAAGTGCTTTAATCCCCTTATGTTGGTATCTTCATCTACGTCGCGGACACAGCACTGGTATCAACTTCATTGATGCAACTTCCTTAGAAATCTGTTTAAATCCAAGAGCTAAACGTAATAGAGTTTTTAAAGGATTAGCCAATTGGGGTAAAAGTTCTGTCAGATGGTACTTTGGCTTTAAATTACATTTAATCATTAACGAAAAAGGAGAAATTATTTCCTTTATGATTACCCCTGCCAATGTTGATGACCGTAAGCCTGTGCCAGAAATGACAAAAAACGTGTTTGGTAAATTATTTGGTGATAAAGGATACATTTCTCAACAATTATTTGAACTTCTTTTCAAGAAAAATATCCAACTAATTACGAGTGTTAAAAAAAATATGAAAAATCGTTTAATGCCTTTAATTGATAAAATTTTATTGAGAAAACGTTCTCTTATAGAAACAGTTAATGATCAATTAAAAAATATCTCCCAGATTCAACATACTCGCCATCGTAGCGTTTGTAATTTTATGGTTAATGTTATCGCTGGAATAATAGCTTATACATACCAAGATAAAAAACCTTCATTAAATTTAACAACAGAAGATTTAAATTCACTACAAGAGCCATATTTCTTCCCTCCTGAAACTTTGGCGATCACTATTATCTAAGCAGGGCGGCCGCATCTAAATTACTCTCGATCACAACGAAAGTTAAGAACCAACGAAAAAATCGGGATTTCGCGTTTAATTATTTTTTAAAACCTAAAGCGATGCCTGCGGCGGGCTACGCCAACGCCTAAATTTTTCGCAATAAGCAAGAGTTAATGAGATTATTTTTCACTCTATTGAGAATATACTTTGCTTATTGACATGAGGCGCCCGCCCTGATTATCTAAGCGACTTCCGAAAAAAAACTTATTTCTACTTTAGGATAAAGAATTATAGATTTTGTGATTATTTCATTCTGGTTTTTTTGATTTAATGACAAAATCATTTTCTGCACGCTTTTTGATTGTGTCTTTAATTCAATATCCTCCCGATAATCAATTAATTTTATTAGTTTACAATCGCGGCTTACCCCTCTTCTAAGAAACAGAAATGTTTCTTTACATCCATTAGGAATGGGATCGCTTTCCTCGGACGCTTTTGTCACTCTGGGGAAATAAAAATTGGGGCTAAATGATGAAACCTAGATTTAGTGGGAAGATTAGCGATCGCAAGCTAATACAAACCTTCAAACAAAGCTAATCAGTTAAAATCCTATCTGGGCAAGGGTTACAGCTTATTCTCTGCCGAAAGCATCGGTGAGAGGTTAAGATAATCGAACTAATGTCAATTAGAAATAATACTGGAAATTTGGAAAAAGCGGAAGTATAAAGTTAACTATTGTACTTAATTTTGAGGGCGGCAATGAATGATGCGGAGCAAGATTCTGCGTAGGCGTAGCCCGCCGTAAGGCATCGCCTGCTTAAAAATTCTGTTTCCGACCCCAATTTGGGGAATATTTTAAGTATGATTGCTTATTGACAAATGGTATATGACCTGAACCTCTCACGAATGGCCGAAAGTGACAAAAGAGGGTTAGTGTCTGAGCATCACTCTTAGCACACGGATTGTGATTATACATCTGGGAAAATGAATCCGTCACGAATTCATCATACTTCCTTTCGATACCATTCAGGTTTATTCTCATTTATTGAATTTTATTGACATTAAGTCAGAAAGCCCTGTATTGTTACAAGGTTTACTCTGTCTAGTTTTCAGTCTTTTTTTTCCGTCGAACTCAGGTCCCGTTCACATACTGCTGTGATTCATACAGTGTCTAAAACGCTCAAAATCTAAGCCTGATAAAGGTTTGGTCATAGCGATGCCTACGGCGGCAAGCTACGCACCGCTTGTGAGAAATGCGGGGTCAAGTATCGCTCATTCCCAGGTGGCCTTTGAGAAAGGATGATCAGAGATCCTTTTGGTAATTTAAAGGTGTGAGAGGCTATTTATAAAGTAAATCTAAAGATAGGAAATTAGAAAAAGTAAGAACGCTAGGATACAGTAAAAATAGTGTATTTACGTAGAAAGAATGACTCGAAAGGCTTATTCTACTGACCTGAGTGACTCAGAATGGAAAATCCTAGCTCCCTTAATCCCACCAGCCAAATTCGGGGGGCATCCTCTCCCAAGGGGAGACGCTCCGCGAACGAAGTCGTCTAGCTGTCTAAAGATTTACTTTATAAATGGTCTCTGAGTATCTACACTTGTATCTTTACTCTCTTTAAAGTTTAACCGAAGGTAAGCTCCAATAGGATAGCCTTCATACGCCCAAGCTTCATCATCATTGACATTTTTGATATATTCCAGACGACTACAATCCATTATTTTTAACCGTCAATATTTGTTTGATGCTGAATCTCTAAAAGCCTTTTGGCTACACTCTGACACCTTGCCTAAATGGAATATTAATGTAGTTTCTTTTTAGCCGATATTTCATTTTTCTACAAGTTTATTAGCCATTTTTAATTTTTAACACTTCGCCCTCGTATCCACAAAGCTAGTACACTCATTAACAACACCCCCATCACTCCTTGCAGGGGATTATTATTCACACCAGTTACCCAATCAGGAACTTGACCAGAATATTTCACTAATTTACCCACATTAATAATGTAGTAACCCCAAACTAAACCGCCATGTAAACCAATTGGAAAACCCAAGCGTCCCCTACGCCAACGCTTTCCCCATACTTGCGTTAACCCCAGCAGTACTAAAGCTGGAAATTGCGGTAGTGTATGAAGAATTGCCTCCAAGGGTTTAATAAAGTGCAATGTAGCAAACGCAATTGCATCTGTCCACATTGCCACACGCGGACTGTAATCTCGTTGTAATTCATCTAGCAACCAGCCTCGGAATAACAATTCCTCAGCAAAACCGATGCCCAAGCCAACAAGTAAACCCTCTAAAATTACTTTCAGCAACAAAACTTTCGGTTGTTGCCACACCAACCAACCTAATAAACTTTCTACTCCAAAAAGTATCAGAATATTAATTATTCCCAGAGCCAACCCACGCAGCAAATCCACACCGTTTTGCCGCGTGAATTCTAAGCCATAATGCCGCAGAATTTGGGGCTGTTGGTAGACATATTTGCCCCATAGTCTCAGCAGAAAAATAAATACTGCATATAACAATACCAATGTCAATATACTTTCTAAGTTTGAATCATGCACTAGAAAGTATATTGGTGCAGCTAATGGCAACCATAGCAGCAATAAAGCCAAAATAAAAGAACCCAGCCTAATAGGGGCAGGGCGTTCAGCTAAACGGACAAGGTTTTTTTTCATACAAAGTAAGTCATCAATCACCAGTCAATACTCTAAATTTTGACCAATGATCAATAACTAATGACTAATGACTATTCATCAGGTTCAATGGTGCTACTTAAACCGTGACTTTTCAATGTTTCGCAATAGAACTCAGCATGTTCCAGAGCGCAAGTAATAACTAAAGCTAGCCCGTTAGTATGGGCTTCCATCATGATGCTCACAGCCTGGGGTTGGGTAAGGCTTGGCACAGTGGCTATTAGTGACTGTACAACATGCTCCATCGAGTTGTAGTCGTCGTTATGGAGCAAAACGCGATACCGAGGCGCGAGCTTACGGGTTGTGGAAGGCTTTTCAATGGTTTCAACTGACACGGCTCTTTGCTCTTTTCTTGTTGATTCACTACTACAAAGTATCTGTGTAGCGATCACTTAACAGTTATTCACCTATTCTATAGTATTTCCGTTCAGATACTATGCTAAGAAAACCCTTTGCTGCCAAGGATTGGTCGTATTACTTTTGCATAGGCACTTGTGAGGCATATCTCTTAGAGGCTGTTTGAAAAGTCGGAGAGATGGTAAAAAAGCTCTCTCAGTATACGCTGTGAATAGATAGTAGACAGCACTGAGAGAGCAACATGAGTAAAGCATACCCCAGCAATCTGACCCGTGTTCAATATGAATTTCTGAGTGAGATGATTCCAGAACCAAAACCTGGTGGTCGCAAGCGTGAAGTTGATATATGGGAAGTCCTTAACGGAATTTTTTATGTCTTGGTAGAAGGAGTTAGATGGCGATCGCTACCGGGTGACTTTCCCGCATGGCAGACAGTGTACACCTATTTTCGTAATTGGCGCAAAGATGGAACTTGGCTAGAAATTCACGATACACTCCGGCAGTGGACGCGAATTGAGCAGGAGCGCCATTCGAGTCCATCAGAGGCAATCATTGATAGTCAAAGTGTGAAAACTGCTGCAATGGTACATAAAGCTGTGGGCTACGATGCGGGCAAGAAAATAAAAGGGCGCAAGCGATTTATGACAGTTGATACCTTGGGTTTAGTTTTGCGGGTCTTGGTAACAGCAGCCAGTGTGGGTGAGCGTGAAGGGGGCAAAAAAGTTCTTAAACGGGTAAAGCAATCTAGCAACCAGGTTTCTCGTTTGACAACCATTTGGGTGGATGGCGGCTTTAATGGTGATCCGTTCATGCAGTGGGTGATGGACTTCTGTCGTTGGATTGTGCAGGTGGTTCTGCGACCAGAACAAACCAAGGGTTTTGTGCTGCTCAAAAAACGTTGGGTCGTGGAGCGGACTTTTGGTTGGTTAATGGGGTGTCGGCGATTGGTTAGAGACTATGAATTATTGCCTGAAACATCGGAGACATTTATCTACCTTGCCATGATTCGGATCATGGTGAGGCGATTAGCATAAAATTTGACCCCTCAAAACTTTTCAAACAGCCTCTTAAGGCATGGTTGCCGTGAGAGTGCTACCCTAATGTTACAGAAGCTCCTTTAAAAGTAGCGCATTCTCACTTTTAAATTAAACAAGTTACAAAACAATCGTTGTCGCTGCCCAAACTGCATAATGATGGACATTAGCCTAAATTTTCTTCAACCAGGACAAATTGTGTCTTTAGAGCATGGTGACAGGAATCTGTATGCAGAAGTCATTCAATTTGTAGTTTCCCGCCAGTTGTGCTGGGTGCGTCCTTTATTAATGGTTACTTTCATTCAAGAATCACCGCTAATTAGCGATTTGCGAGATGCGTCTGACCTGCTTTGGCCTGCCAATTTATTTCGGCCAGCATTAGACACAGAAGTAATTACCTTCTTGAGCCAAGTTTTAGCAAAAGAACCAAAAACCGAACCTGACTCAGCCGCCAAGCAGCAACTCAATCAGTTTATTCACCAACTTTGGCAAGCATACCAATAGGAGTTAAAGCATTGAAAATTGGGCATTGATAAAGAGGTAGAGGGGCGGGGTTGCTGCTCTTGCAGAGGGGAAAACTCTTCTTTCTTGCTCTCTGCCCCCTACTTCCCATACTCCCTACTCCCCATTCCTTTGTAGAGAAGGTTAATAAAGATACTTTTCAAATATCCTTTTACTAATTACTAAAACTTGTTTTACCTACTTGAAATTTTGATTGCTTCAGCCATAATCAAATTCAATTGATATAGGCAATAAACCTCTATACCTAAGCAATTAGGAATATCCCAAGTTAGGAACCAACTGAATTCTACCAGCATCCATCTCTGCCATTAATAATTCCAGAGCTTCGTAATCAACGTCAGAAATGTAACCAAGTTCCGTCAATTCTGAGTTGATTTCATTTTCTATCTCAGGAGTTAATTTTTTAATGTCAAGAGCTTTTTCTACTAATTTACGAATAGCGTACTTAGTTCTCATAAATAATAACCTAAGTTTATATAATACTAATTCTTCCCGATTTATCTAAGCGAAAATAGTGATCTAAGAGTCATATAGATCACATTTTAATTAGTTAAAGAAATAATTCGCTATGAGGATGTCGGATGCCATCAGCAACGCTAAAGTGAGGAATTTAACTTACCGTTAAGACTTGGCTAAATTAGCTTAAGCTATAGACTAAGCAAGTTTTCTCAGCATACTTACTGATGATTTGTCGTTTCTGTGCCTGTCTATAGTTGATTGTTTTTGAACTAGCATAAAAAAAAAGTATATATAAGCACATTTTAACTTTAAATTATGACAATCTTTAAACAGAGATACTAAAGCAATAAAGATTCAGCAAAGAGAAGTAAGACATATGGGCGATGCAACAAAATAAAGTTTATGTTCAAATAATTCTTAGCTTGACGCTTTAATAATTCTCAATAGGATGTGACTATGCAGGCAGTGCTTAACTATCCGAAGATTGCAGTGATTCGCCCCCAAGGCTTTTTGAATGCTACAAACGCCTTGGAATTTGAACGAGATATGACCACAGCGTTAGCACAAAATGATATTTCCATCTTGGTAGTAGACCTCGCAGCAGTAGAATCGTTAGACAGCGCTGGGTTGATGGCATTGTTATCTATACACAAGCTGGCTCTTAGTTTAGGAAGGGGTTTCCGACTCTGCGCTGTTGCTCCGTCAATTAGAATTATTTTTGAATTAACGCAACTCGATAGGGTATTTGAAATATTGGATGGTGAAGTTGAGTCGGCTGCAACATAACTTTATATAAAAGCAGCAAGTTTTGGGTATGAAGGGGACTTTATGTAAAGGAGTTATAAGTTGCAACGGTAAACTCGGTTAGAAGACCTAATTCAATGCTAAGGTTGGATTTGAGTAGCTGTAATTAAGGTAGCTAGAAGATAGCACAGTGGCTGTTGCAGTTGAAAAATTAATAACATCGGATATTTTAAAACCAGGGCGTTACCTGGGTAATGAGCGTTTAGCAGTACACAAACCTTGGGATACGGCAGCAATACGCTGGGTATTAACTTATCCAGAAGTATATGAAGTCGGTGCATCCAATTTAGGGCACATCATTCTCTATAACATTTTGAATGCCCAACCGCGTCAATTGTGCGATCGCGCCTACCTCCCAGGAAAAGACCTGGCAGCCAAACTACGCGAAACTAATACGCCATTGTTTGCTGTAGAGTCAAAGCGATCGCTCACGGAATTTGACATTTTAGGTTTTAGCCTCAGTTACGAACTGGGTGCAACTAATATCCTAGAAATGTTGGATTTGGCTGGAATTCCCTTGACGTGGCGAGAACGGCAAAAAGCAGAGGAAGCAGGGGGAGAATTTACGAATCTCCAGTCCCAGTTTCCATTAATTTTTGCTGGTGGGCAAACAGCAACATCTAATCCTGAACCTTATGCCGACTTCTTTGACTTTATCGCTCTTGGAGATGGAGAAGAACTACTGCCAGAAATTGGCTTGGTATTGGAAGAAGGCAAACAAGCAGGATTAAGTCGAGAACATCTGTTACTGGACTTAGCACAGATACCAGGTGTATATGTCCCTCAGTTTTACGACATGGCAGAGGATGGCTCGGTTCATCCTCATCGTCTAGACGTACCAAAACGAATTTTGCGACGGGTTGCAACTCCCATACCCGCGTATTCCATTGGGCTAGTTCCATACGTGGAAACAGTGCATGACCGCTTGACCATTGAGATTAGGCGTGGTTGCACTCGTGGCTGTCGGTTTTGTCAACCAGGAATGCTAACTCGACCAGCACGGGACGTGGAACCCAATCAGGTTGTAGAAGCAATTGAACAGGGGATACGGGCAACTGGTTACAATGAGTTTTCCCTATTATCCCTGAGTTGTTCTGATTATTTATCCCTGCCAGCAGTGGGGATGGAAATCAAAAATCGCTTAAAAAATGAAAATATTTCTCTGACTCTACCAAGCCAACGGGTAGACAGATTTGATGAAAATATTGCCAATATCCTTGGGGGTACGCGGCAAGGTGGACTGACTTTTGCTCCAGAAGCTGGAACTCAGCGAATGCGAGATATTGTCAATAAGGGTTTGACTAATGAAGAATTGTTGCGGGGGGTAAAAACCGCTTGGGAGCAAGGCTGGGATAAAATCAAGTTGTATTTTATGATTGGCTTGCCGGGTGAGACGGATGCTGACGTTTTGGGCATTGCCGAAACAGTAAGCTGGCTACAGCGAGAATGTCGGGGCAAGGGCAGAAAACCTCTAAACTTTAACCTGACGATTTCTAACTTTACGCCCAAGCCGCATACACCATTCCAATGGCACTCAGTTTCTACCACTGAATTTAAACGCAAACAAAACCTGTTGCGGCAAGAATTCCGCCGAATAAAGGGAGTGAAGGTAAATTTTACCGATGTTCGCATTTCGGCAATGGAAGATTTTGTGGGACGAGGCGATCGCAAATTGAGCAAAGTAGTCCGGCGTGCCTGGGAATTAGGTGCAGGTATGGATTCTTGGTATGAAAATTTAGATCAGGCTTTTAGCGCTTGGGGGTCTGCGATCGCTCAAGCCGATCTAGACTGGAAATATCGCCAAGTAGAAAATGGCGAATGGAATTTGTTTCACGCACAAGATCACACGACATCGCCAGATGCGGAAAATACCCAATTTTGTACAGACGCGATTAATCGCGTCTGTACCCACTCCCTCGATACCCCCCTCCCTTGGGATCATATTGATACTGGAATTGACAAAAAGTGGCTCAAAGAAGACTTGCAACGCGCCTTAGAAGCAGCAATTGTACCCGATTGCTCTTTTGAAGGTTGTTCCCACTGTGGCGTATGTGGAACCGACTTTGGCCATAACGTTGTGATTGAATCACCAGCTATTCCGAAGTTCGCTGGCGAGTTTGTCCCCAACACAACTAAGGTACAAAGACTGCGAGTTTGGTTTGGGAAACAGGGTAATATGGCTTTGGTAAGCCACCTAGATTTAATCCGTCTGTTTGACCGAGTTGTGCGGCGAGCAGGCTTACCAATCGCTTTCACTGGTGGATTTCATCCAATGCCGCGAATTTCTGTAGCAACTGCTTTGGCTCTAGGAGCTACTAGTAGTGGTGAAATTGCAGATTTTGAGTTAACTGTACCAGTGGCAGTCGATACTTTTCGAGAACAGTTGGTTCGGGAAATGCCCACAGACATACCTATATATGATGTGGAACAGATAGATTTAAAAACTCCGGCAGCGACTCAACTGCTAGAAACAGCAGAATATTTAATTACCGTAGCAGCACTTGAAGAAGTAACACCTATACAATGGCAAGAATGGATTGATACCATCAAAGCAAAAGACGAACTGTGGTACGAGCATACAACAAAGTCAGGCAAGAGCCAGTTAATAAATCTGCGCGATCGCTTGTTTGAACTGGAATTAGTAGAAACCCACAAAGGCATTGCAGAATCTATATCTGTTATCCGTTATGTAGGTAGCTATCGCCAAGATGGTTTTCTATTGCGTCCTGAA
It includes:
- a CDS encoding IS630 family transposase (programmed frameshift) is translated as MAKKYTVNLSNEEVEKLRSLIKTGKSKARTITRAHILLMASEGETDATIADRLRVSVSTVERTRAKLIKSGIEGTLNDRPHPPKPRKLDGFKEAFLIATACSKPPNGRTRWTLKLLADRIVRIEIVDSISYETVRSYLKKNDVKPWLKEQWCIPKVDAEYVLRMEDLLDLYGEAYDPKRPVVCFDECPYQLLEDVREPLPAEPEQPLRYDYEYKRKGSVNIFAFFQPLAGWRHLEVTQQRTKVDFALQMKNLVDIYHRDADVIRLVVDNLNTHNPASLYEVFSPEEARRIVQKLEFHYTPKHASWLNQVEIEFFVLSRQCLERRIKDVQTLSSEIATWEQQRNDASASVNWRFKTTDARRKMERLYPTMSPSKVELTEY
- a CDS encoding CPBP family intramembrane glutamic endopeptidase, which encodes MKKNLVRLAERPAPIRLGSFILALLLLWLPLAAPIYFLVHDSNLESILTLVLLYAVFIFLLRLWGKYVYQQPQILRHYGLEFTRQNGVDLLRGLALGIINILILFGVESLLGWLVWQQPKVLLLKVILEGLLVGLGIGFAEELLFRGWLLDELQRDYSPRVAMWTDAIAFATLHFIKPLEAILHTLPQFPALVLLGLTQVWGKRWRRGRLGFPIGLHGGLVWGYYIINVGKLVKYSGQVPDWVTGVNNNPLQGVMGVLLMSVLALWIRGRSVKN
- the clpS gene encoding ATP-dependent Clp protease adapter ClpS, with the protein product MSVETIEKPSTTRKLAPRYRVLLHNDDYNSMEHVVQSLIATVPSLTQPQAVSIMMEAHTNGLALVITCALEHAEFYCETLKSHGLSSTIEPDE
- a CDS encoding IS5 family transposase; this translates as MSKAYPSNLTRVQYEFLSEMIPEPKPGGRKREVDIWEVLNGIFYVLVEGVRWRSLPGDFPAWQTVYTYFRNWRKDGTWLEIHDTLRQWTRIEQERHSSPSEAIIDSQSVKTAAMVHKAVGYDAGKKIKGRKRFMTVDTLGLVLRVLVTAASVGEREGGKKVLKRVKQSSNQVSRLTTIWVDGGFNGDPFMQWVMDFCRWIVQVVLRPEQTKGFVLLKKRWVVERTFGWLMGCRRLVRDYELLPETSETFIYLAMIRIMVRRLA
- a CDS encoding STAS domain-containing protein — protein: MQAVLNYPKIAVIRPQGFLNATNALEFERDMTTALAQNDISILVVDLAAVESLDSAGLMALLSIHKLALSLGRGFRLCAVAPSIRIIFELTQLDRVFEILDGEVESAAT
- a CDS encoding TIGR03960 family B12-binding radical SAM protein, giving the protein MAVAVEKLITSDILKPGRYLGNERLAVHKPWDTAAIRWVLTYPEVYEVGASNLGHIILYNILNAQPRQLCDRAYLPGKDLAAKLRETNTPLFAVESKRSLTEFDILGFSLSYELGATNILEMLDLAGIPLTWRERQKAEEAGGEFTNLQSQFPLIFAGGQTATSNPEPYADFFDFIALGDGEELLPEIGLVLEEGKQAGLSREHLLLDLAQIPGVYVPQFYDMAEDGSVHPHRLDVPKRILRRVATPIPAYSIGLVPYVETVHDRLTIEIRRGCTRGCRFCQPGMLTRPARDVEPNQVVEAIEQGIRATGYNEFSLLSLSCSDYLSLPAVGMEIKNRLKNENISLTLPSQRVDRFDENIANILGGTRQGGLTFAPEAGTQRMRDIVNKGLTNEELLRGVKTAWEQGWDKIKLYFMIGLPGETDADVLGIAETVSWLQRECRGKGRKPLNFNLTISNFTPKPHTPFQWHSVSTTEFKRKQNLLRQEFRRIKGVKVNFTDVRISAMEDFVGRGDRKLSKVVRRAWELGAGMDSWYENLDQAFSAWGSAIAQADLDWKYRQVENGEWNLFHAQDHTTSPDAENTQFCTDAINRVCTHSLDTPLPWDHIDTGIDKKWLKEDLQRALEAAIVPDCSFEGCSHCGVCGTDFGHNVVIESPAIPKFAGEFVPNTTKVQRLRVWFGKQGNMALVSHLDLIRLFDRVVRRAGLPIAFTGGFHPMPRISVATALALGATSSGEIADFELTVPVAVDTFREQLVREMPTDIPIYDVEQIDLKTPAATQLLETAEYLITVAALEEVTPIQWQEWIDTIKAKDELWYEHTTKSGKSQLINLRDRLFELELVETHKGIAESISVIRYVGSYRQDGFLLRPEQILFMLGMVASGEFQLLHIHRNRLILGV